From Lycium ferocissimum isolate CSIRO_LF1 chromosome 12, AGI_CSIRO_Lferr_CH_V1, whole genome shotgun sequence, one genomic window encodes:
- the LOC132040061 gene encoding uncharacterized protein LOC132040061 has protein sequence MSDFYEKKKDIDFQNHPAYKNRALNDDFDVVNVDDLPQQHPGSMDCGVYVAAFAEFLSSGEGIPVNIDSKFHRQRYGALLCDYAWGKANQNAESDNEQPARPVRPIVDYDAVTIVDDVE, from the exons ATGTCCGatttttatgaaaagaagaaggatatagATTTTCAGAATCACCCCGCTTACAAAAACAGAGCactaaatgatgattttgatgtCGTTAATGTGGACGATCTACCACAACAACACCCTGGAAGCAT GGATTGTGGTGTATATGTGGCAGCTTTTGCTGAATTCTTGAGCTCGGGTGAAGGCATTCCAGTCAACATTGATTCAAAGTTTCACCGTCAGAGATATGGTGCACTTCTTTGCGACTATGCTTGGGGAAAGGCAAACCAGAATGCAGAAAGTGATAACGAGCAACCAGCAAGACCAGTCAGGCCTATAGTTGATTACGATGCAGTGACTATAGTAGATGACGTAGAGTAG
- the LOC132039296 gene encoding uncharacterized protein LOC132039296, producing MIIHPSIVRDRKPNKYTPCPLSCQITARQILRKVFLVPIKFGKKHPFVEHPINAPVDTAYFQEYENWLKKDLLLRHDKKRDKENHYRKNKELVDPEDADMSLKLGVTLVKDKNWFYLLSMEGNLWNDEHLDVIFYYLRKKGKYEDNSTYKFTTVSCILHTIITEIYHAWKNPESSTSVASKESDVCEYINGYRLMGNVPWHTVDNVLIPVNVKEENHWILVVISFIDRCLYVYDSYRVHRA from the exons ATGATTATCCACCCAAGCATTGTGCGAGATAGGAAACCCAACAAATACACTCCGTGTCCCCTTTCATGCCAAATTACGGCTCGGCAGATCTTACGCAAGGTCTTCCTCGTCCCTATCAAATTTGGAAAGAAGCACCCCTTTGTAGAACATCCAATCAATGCCCCTGTGGACACGGCGTATTTTCAAGAATATGAAAATTGGCTCAAGAAGGATCTGTTATTAAGGCATGATAAAAA AAGAGACAAGGAAAACCACTATAGAAAAAACAAGGAATTAGTGGATCCTGAAGACGCCGATATGTCACTCAAGTTAGGAGTCACACTTGTTAAAGACAAAAACTGGTTCTACTTGTTATCAATGGAAGGGAATCTTTGGAATGATGAG CATCttgatgttattttttattaccTCCGTAAGAAAGGCAAATATGAAGATAACAGCACATACAAATTTACCACCGTCAGCTGTATACTACATACCATAATCACCGAGATTTACCATGCTTGGAAAAATCCGGAATCATCCACAAGTGTTGCTAGTAAGGAATCTGATGTATGTGAGTACATAAACGGGTATAGGTTGATGGGTAATGTACCATGGCATACAGTTGACAACGTATTAATCCCTGTCAATGTGAAAGAGGAAAATCACTGGATTTTAGTGGTAATATCATTCATTGACAG ATGTCTGTATGTGTACGACTCATATCGAGTACACAGGGCATGA
- the LOC132040157 gene encoding transcription factor MYB8-like, producing MGRAPCCSKVGMRKGTWTTEEDMLLTNYIHLKGEGNWRSLPMNAGLLRCGKSCRLRWVNYLRPGIKRGNFSPEEDDLIIRLHSLLGARWSLIAGRLSGRTDNEIKNHWHANLLKKLKAAGIEPKPKKSTPKRTIKSFNKRKHRQNKEEKRQRQAKKSRKTDNLLEQEKRQSQMEKDEAVVEKIQVHIPKPIRLTHGYSYSSSQSSCQDNGAAQITLMLSSKEVDKKEDKIEEINDEIYEKIQLFDELLNGCGDFSTECLEPTSCSYTLKEVYKEYFQLLSEI from the exons ATGGGAAGAGCCCCATGTTGTTCTAAAGTGGGAATGAGAAAAGGTACATGGACTACAGAAGAAGACATGCTCCTCACTAATTATATCCACCTCAAAGGTGAAGGAAATTGGAGATCTTTGCCTATGAATGCTG GACTTCTTAGATGTGGCAAGAGTTGCAGACTGAGATGGGTAAACTATCTTCGACCAG GTATTAAGAGAGGAAATTTCAGTCCAGAGGAAGATGATCTTATCATCCGTCTTCATTCACTCCTAGGCGCTCGATGGTCCCTGATTGCTGGAAGATTGTCAGGAAGAACTGATAACGAGATCAAGAATCATTGGCACGCGAATCTCTTGAAGAAACTCAAGGCAGCAGGAATCGAACCAAAACCTAAAAAATCCACTCCGAAACGAACTATTAAAtcttttaataaaagaaaacatagacaaaacaaagaagagaaacGGCAAAGACAGGCAAAAAAGTCAAGAAAGACAGATAACCTGCTGGAACAGGAAAAGCGCCAGAGCCAGATGGAAAAAGATGAAGCAGTAGTTGAGAAGATCCAAGTGCATATCCCAAAACCAATAAGGCTTACTCATGGATATTCATATTCTTCAAGCCAAAGTAGTTGTCAAGATAATGGTGCTGCCCAAATTACCCTCATGTTGAGTTCTAAGGAAGTTGACAAGAAGGAAgacaaaattgaagaaattaatgatgaaatttatGAGAAGATTCAATTGTTTGATGAATTGTTGAATGGATGTGGTGATTTTTCAACTGAATGCTTAGAGCCAACTAGCTGCAGTTACACCCTAAAGGAGGTTTACAAAGAGTATTTTCAGCTTCTTTCTGAAATTTGA